In Archangium violaceum, the following are encoded in one genomic region:
- a CDS encoding serine/threonine-protein kinase yields MSARCPRCGTPVDGGRLAVCPGCLLGEDVDDPGRIGALELEEEIGRGGMGRVFRARHVRLDRPVAVKFLSGEAASSPEAQARFAREARALALLDHPNIVRVHDFGDEEGERFLVMELVEGRSLAELLPLPPTEAVRMALQVCDALAYAHARGVVHRDIKPANILVDGEGRVKVTDFGIARIVRQEGPRDTLTAAHTVVGTPEYMAPEALAGAPPEPRMDVYAVGVLLHEMVTGRPPVAGMPSLTGALGVVVRRAVALEPSRRYASARALGLELRRLADGGAEAALPPDEAIWLRAVAVLQAVASALVLWALVVSVTPRVLAPHELDPLTMQPAARLADGRWVTRARFETGPILGAVAGLAVALAAYGLLRRHWRHEGLDAPAPEEPLRESRSFFWVAMACSGLFVLHGVLEWGAGLSLPPFMPLVGGLLELSALYLLCVSTLEAWRRQRPLAREPAIWTGLVLMLTPPVIEFGLYLWRWAP; encoded by the coding sequence ATGAGTGCCCGTTGCCCGCGCTGCGGTACGCCGGTGGACGGCGGGCGCCTGGCGGTGTGTCCCGGCTGCCTGCTGGGGGAGGACGTGGACGATCCGGGGCGCATTGGCGCGTTGGAGCTGGAGGAGGAGATCGGCCGTGGCGGCATGGGCCGCGTCTTCCGCGCGCGCCACGTGAGGCTGGACCGTCCGGTGGCGGTGAAGTTCCTCTCGGGGGAGGCCGCGTCGAGCCCCGAGGCGCAGGCCCGCTTCGCCCGGGAGGCCCGGGCGCTGGCGTTGTTGGACCATCCGAACATCGTCCGGGTGCACGACTTCGGCGACGAGGAGGGCGAGCGCTTCCTGGTGATGGAGTTGGTGGAGGGCCGGTCCCTGGCGGAGCTGTTGCCGCTGCCGCCGACGGAGGCCGTGCGCATGGCGCTGCAGGTATGCGACGCGCTGGCGTATGCCCACGCACGAGGCGTGGTGCACCGGGACATCAAGCCCGCGAACATCCTGGTGGACGGCGAGGGGCGGGTGAAGGTGACGGACTTCGGCATCGCGCGCATCGTGCGCCAGGAGGGGCCTCGGGACACGCTGACCGCCGCGCACACGGTGGTGGGAACGCCCGAGTACATGGCCCCCGAGGCGCTCGCCGGAGCGCCGCCCGAGCCCCGCATGGACGTGTATGCGGTGGGGGTGTTGCTGCACGAGATGGTGACGGGCCGGCCGCCGGTGGCGGGCATGCCATCGCTGACGGGGGCGCTCGGGGTGGTGGTGCGGAGGGCGGTGGCGCTCGAGCCTTCCCGGCGCTACGCGAGCGCACGGGCATTGGGCCTGGAACTGCGGCGGCTGGCGGACGGAGGGGCGGAGGCGGCGCTGCCACCGGACGAGGCCATCTGGCTGCGAGCGGTGGCGGTGTTGCAGGCGGTGGCGAGTGCGCTGGTGTTGTGGGCGCTGGTGGTGTCGGTGACGCCGCGGGTGCTGGCGCCCCACGAGTTGGATCCACTCACCATGCAACCGGCGGCGAGGCTCGCGGATGGCCGGTGGGTGACGCGGGCGCGGTTCGAGACGGGCCCCATCCTGGGAGCGGTGGCGGGGCTCGCGGTGGCGCTCGCGGCGTACGGGTTGCTGCGCAGACATTGGCGCCACGAGGGATTGGACGCACCGGCCCCCGAGGAGCCGCTGCGCGAGTCCCGCTCCTTCTTCTGGGTGGCGATGGCATGCTCGGGGCTGTTCGTCCTGCACGGGGTGCTGGAGTGGGGGGCGGGCCTCTCCCTGCCGCCCTTCATGCCGCTGGTGGGAGGGTTGTTGGAGCTGTCGGCGCTCTACCTCCTGTGTGTCTCCACCCTGGAAGCATGGCGTCGCCAGAGGCCGCTCGCGCGTGAGCCGGCGATCTGGACGGGGCTCGTCCTGATGCTGACGCCACCGGTGATCGAGTTCGGCCTGTACCTGTGGCGCTGGGCGCCCTGA
- a CDS encoding HNH endonuclease, producing MASESIDFREEWGRHETVFGLFYRVLIGVGLLLLSGCGPKGQLRPPPEEVSANFLYRPLTPPGRPVDSGGRTVARRPTSKPAAVEPLDGWETEELGWRDGVGDGRPYAVPMSLDWFQGFLVGAGVPASALPEDGRTLSPTQAMDLLPHLLATPVTLGNFGPRRMAAHLLLEVATGGVPVSRDELHARMRRFARMLVVRPDGYLVKPATGVAVQQAGKVVLARDGTLRADRFEVGPFYAIEGGHLFPVDKTLEVPRGALPVGRYEPDDGVLLPVVEGAVLAVVDTVEGLYRLVFHPGETLDGLTQLPGVVRELYVSAPLHWEEFRHKPYAEKVRTMSRLATGAVLVVGTSGAGAAKAASWGGRLGSVSIPLLSLSGDGLMAVRLVAVPVGGVASAAAPALGATYVLHMANTGARGAGGSGSTNDHSPSGGSPRSRYRLQSIEPWRKPQLTSDGRIIPYKNTRNPPEPIVNLGRNRAGQRISDGKTSIGFDKDGFPEFDTSFETLLDDVHIGSRDRLAHYKAANQKLFQSIREDPSLGRTLGLSPEAIDKLPTSTKPPTGYSWHHHQDVGRMQLITTKSHQLAAPHTGGMAIWGGGP from the coding sequence ATGGCGAGCGAGAGCATCGACTTTCGAGAGGAGTGGGGGCGTCACGAGACAGTGTTCGGGCTGTTCTACCGCGTGCTGATAGGCGTGGGTCTGCTGCTGCTGTCCGGGTGTGGGCCGAAGGGACAACTGCGGCCTCCCCCGGAGGAAGTGTCGGCCAACTTCCTCTACCGGCCCCTTACTCCGCCGGGGCGCCCGGTGGACTCGGGTGGTCGCACGGTCGCACGCCGCCCAACGTCCAAACCTGCCGCGGTGGAGCCGCTAGATGGCTGGGAAACAGAGGAACTCGGCTGGAGGGATGGGGTGGGTGATGGTCGTCCCTACGCCGTACCCATGAGCCTGGACTGGTTCCAGGGCTTTCTCGTGGGTGCTGGGGTGCCCGCGAGTGCACTCCCCGAGGACGGACGCACACTCTCCCCCACGCAGGCGATGGATCTGTTGCCACACCTGCTGGCTACGCCGGTAACGCTGGGTAACTTCGGCCCGCGGCGCATGGCGGCGCACCTGCTGCTGGAGGTGGCCACGGGCGGCGTCCCGGTGTCGCGCGACGAGCTGCACGCGCGCATGCGCCGTTTCGCCCGGATGTTGGTGGTGCGTCCGGATGGCTACCTGGTGAAGCCCGCCACGGGGGTGGCCGTGCAGCAGGCGGGAAAGGTGGTGCTGGCGCGGGACGGTACCTTGCGCGCCGACCGCTTCGAGGTGGGCCCCTTCTACGCCATCGAGGGCGGGCACCTCTTCCCGGTGGACAAGACCCTGGAGGTGCCGCGCGGAGCGCTCCCCGTGGGCCGCTACGAGCCGGACGACGGGGTGTTGCTGCCAGTGGTGGAGGGGGCCGTGTTGGCGGTGGTGGACACGGTGGAGGGCCTCTACCGGCTCGTCTTCCACCCAGGAGAGACGCTGGATGGTCTGACGCAACTGCCGGGAGTGGTGCGTGAGCTATATGTGAGTGCTCCCCTGCACTGGGAGGAGTTTCGCCACAAGCCCTATGCGGAGAAGGTGCGCACCATGTCGCGCCTTGCTACGGGCGCGGTTCTGGTGGTGGGCACCTCAGGGGCGGGCGCTGCGAAGGCTGCCTCCTGGGGAGGAAGGCTGGGCAGTGTCTCCATTCCCCTCCTCTCCCTTTCGGGCGACGGCCTGATGGCGGTGCGGTTGGTGGCCGTGCCCGTGGGCGGCGTCGCCAGCGCCGCGGCTCCTGCCCTCGGTGCCACCTATGTGCTGCACATGGCCAACACTGGAGCACGGGGAGCGGGCGGTAGCGGGAGTACGAATGACCACTCCCCTTCCGGGGGGAGCCCACGTTCTAGATACCGGCTGCAATCCATTGAGCCGTGGCGCAAGCCTCAGCTCACCTCTGACGGCAGGATCATTCCGTACAAGAATACGAGGAACCCACCCGAACCCATCGTGAATCTGGGGCGCAATCGTGCCGGGCAGAGGATCTCGGATGGAAAGACCTCCATCGGGTTCGACAAGGATGGCTTTCCTGAGTTCGACACGAGCTTTGAAACTCTCTTGGATGACGTGCACATCGGAAGCAGGGATCGTCTCGCGCACTACAAGGCGGCCAACCAGAAGTTGTTCCAATCCATTCGTGAAGACCCCTCGTTGGGGCGCACTCTCGGGCTGAGCCCGGAAGCGATCGACAAACTGCCAACATCCACGAAGCCGCCCACTGGCTATTCATGGCATCACCACCAGGATGTCGGCAGGATGCAACTCATCACGACAAAATCCCATCAGCTCGCTGCTCCTCACACAGGAGGAATGGCCATCTGGGGAGGAGGCCCGTAG
- a CDS encoding SMI1/KNR4 family protein, which translates to MAVSWEPYIWDAAHPADPHELELLEQQWGVRFPSGYRRLVVAHQGMSPEPSAFNVGSGRDVFCVLLTVSVDEVRDEYSLRHVYGIIEPHVPAGIFPFALTSGGEFLCFDYRASPEHPAVVLVSVDMLVHPIAGSFSDFMASLYDA; encoded by the coding sequence ATGGCCGTGAGCTGGGAGCCCTATATCTGGGATGCCGCTCATCCCGCCGACCCGCATGAGCTTGAGCTCCTCGAGCAGCAGTGGGGCGTGAGATTTCCCTCCGGTTACAGGCGTCTCGTCGTGGCGCACCAGGGCATGAGTCCCGAGCCTTCTGCTTTCAACGTCGGCTCGGGCAGGGACGTCTTCTGTGTCCTGTTGACGGTCAGCGTCGACGAGGTGCGGGACGAATACTCCCTTCGTCATGTGTACGGCATCATCGAACCCCACGTCCCGGCGGGCATCTTCCCTTTCGCGCTCACCTCGGGGGGAGAGTTCCTCTGCTTCGATTACCGGGCCTCTCCTGAACACCCGGCAGTCGTTCTCGTCTCCGTGGACATGCTCGTTCATCCCATCGCTGGCAGCTTCAGCGATTTCATGGCCAGCTTGTACGACGCCTGA
- a CDS encoding thiol-disulfide oxidoreductase DCC family protein has protein sequence MRALSVLYDETCGFCVRCAQWLREQRMLVGLECLPAGSEEAARRFPELRRSGTAQELVVVDDEGGVYRDTHAWLMVLWALEDYRTWAVRLSRPSLMPLARNAFELLSSNRRRLSDWLHLEDELVRRDLEEVGAPDAPKCAPEDGACRLPDGVRCEGCGRPMARGRVACPHCLAEVVGGREQLG, from the coding sequence ATGCGTGCCCTCAGCGTGCTGTATGACGAGACGTGCGGTTTTTGCGTGCGCTGTGCCCAATGGCTGCGGGAACAGCGCATGCTGGTGGGGCTCGAGTGCCTCCCGGCCGGAAGCGAGGAGGCGGCGCGGCGCTTCCCCGAGCTGCGCCGTTCCGGCACCGCACAGGAGTTGGTGGTGGTGGATGATGAGGGGGGCGTCTACCGGGACACCCACGCGTGGCTGATGGTGCTGTGGGCGCTGGAGGACTACCGGACGTGGGCGGTGCGCCTGTCACGTCCCTCGCTGATGCCCCTGGCGCGCAACGCCTTCGAGCTGCTCTCCAGCAACCGCCGGAGGCTGTCCGACTGGCTGCACCTGGAGGACGAGCTCGTGCGGAGGGACCTGGAGGAGGTGGGTGCTCCCGATGCACCGAAGTGCGCCCCGGAGGATGGGGCCTGCCGCCTGCCTGACGGGGTGCGATGCGAGGGGTGTGGCCGACCGATGGCCCGGGGCCGGGTCGCCTGTCCGCACTGCCTGGCGGAGGTGGTCGGGGGACGGGAACAGCTCGGGTGA
- a CDS encoding N-acetylmuramoyl-L-alanine amidase — protein sequence MRQIRKPLAVAAAALTLAACGAQEPETTPPASIEDSRTPAQREAERTPYQLDGFFAQAATDFRVPADLLKAISYTETRWDMVKGEVEFEGMPAAYGLMALRGAKVTEGARLAGVSEEAVRTQPEANIRAYAALLSATADELKVDRSDLGAWAPAVAKLSGITSTDAQAEFIHNEVYGVLRQGAVAQTPAGDVAVSLMPTQARAQFASPSVHAMAAGPDYAASIWRPSPNYGARPTGSTGDVQIVVIHTCEGSYSSCWSWLTNSASGVSAHYVVNESGSEISQLVREADRGWHVGASYDCNLNGGVMCGLQGVSVNHFSVGIEHGGYASQTSFPAGQIDASAKLTCDITKGQAIVRDSYHIVAHGRLQPASRTDPGPNWPWSSYISKVQGYCGTTTTGLVVDSNNANNDSSKGYIEVSANWTSASATAGYYGSGYFHAPTEAVSDPATFYFYMPAAGTKTIDAWWTSGTNRSPAAPFVIWNASGTKLATVNVNQQAGGGTWNTLGTWSFPAGWNKVQLSRWAATGYVVIADAIRVR from the coding sequence ATGCGTCAGATCCGTAAGCCGCTGGCGGTCGCAGCCGCGGCGCTCACCCTGGCCGCCTGCGGCGCGCAGGAGCCCGAGACAACCCCCCCCGCCTCCATCGAGGACTCGCGTACGCCCGCGCAGCGCGAGGCCGAGCGCACCCCGTACCAGCTGGATGGCTTCTTCGCCCAGGCGGCCACGGACTTCCGCGTTCCCGCCGACCTGCTCAAGGCCATCTCCTACACCGAGACCCGGTGGGACATGGTGAAGGGCGAGGTGGAGTTCGAGGGCATGCCCGCGGCCTACGGCCTCATGGCCCTGCGCGGCGCGAAGGTCACCGAGGGCGCGCGCCTGGCCGGCGTGTCCGAGGAGGCCGTGCGCACCCAGCCCGAGGCCAACATCCGGGCCTACGCGGCGCTGCTATCGGCCACCGCGGACGAGCTGAAGGTGGACCGCTCGGACCTGGGCGCCTGGGCTCCGGCCGTGGCGAAGCTCAGCGGCATCACCAGCACCGACGCGCAGGCCGAGTTCATCCACAACGAGGTGTACGGGGTGCTGCGCCAGGGCGCGGTGGCCCAGACGCCCGCGGGTGACGTGGCCGTCTCCCTCATGCCCACGCAGGCGCGCGCGCAGTTCGCCTCGCCCAGCGTGCACGCGATGGCCGCCGGCCCGGACTACGCCGCCTCCATCTGGCGCCCCTCGCCCAACTACGGCGCGCGTCCCACGGGCTCCACGGGCGACGTACAGATCGTCGTCATCCACACCTGTGAGGGCAGCTACTCGAGCTGCTGGAGCTGGCTGACCAACTCCGCCTCCGGCGTGAGCGCGCACTACGTGGTGAACGAGAGCGGCTCGGAGATCTCCCAGCTGGTGCGCGAGGCGGACCGCGGCTGGCACGTGGGCGCCAGCTACGACTGCAACCTCAACGGTGGCGTGATGTGCGGCCTGCAGGGCGTGTCGGTGAACCACTTCTCGGTGGGCATCGAGCACGGCGGCTATGCCAGCCAGACGTCCTTCCCGGCCGGGCAGATCGACGCGTCGGCGAAGCTGACGTGCGACATCACCAAGGGTCAGGCCATCGTGCGTGACAGCTACCACATCGTGGCGCACGGGCGTCTGCAGCCGGCCAGCCGCACGGACCCGGGTCCCAACTGGCCGTGGTCCTCGTACATCAGCAAGGTGCAGGGCTACTGCGGCACCACCACGACGGGCCTCGTCGTCGACAGCAACAACGCCAACAACGACTCCTCCAAGGGCTACATCGAGGTGTCGGCCAACTGGACGTCCGCGTCCGCGACGGCGGGCTACTACGGCTCGGGCTACTTCCACGCCCCCACCGAGGCGGTGTCCGACCCGGCGACGTTCTACTTCTACATGCCGGCGGCGGGCACGAAGACGATCGACGCATGGTGGACCTCGGGCACCAACCGCTCGCCCGCCGCGCCCTTCGTCATCTGGAACGCGAGCGGCACCAAGCTGGCCACGGTGAACGTGAACCAGCAGGCCGGTGGCGGCACGTGGAACACGCTGGGCACCTGGAGCTTCCCGGCTGGCTGGAACAAGGTGCAGCTGAGCCGCTGGGCCGCGACGGGCTACGTGGTCATCGCCGACGCCATCCGCGTCCGCTGA